From a single Streptomyces sp. NBC_01264 genomic region:
- a CDS encoding nucleotidyltransferase domain-containing protein — protein MEAAEVLSVLALLRRAGVEVWVGGGWGIDALLGRRTRDHRDLDLMHRQEQEPAVVAALAEAGFSESLDWRPVRFVVTHANGREIDLHPLVFAGGGDGSAVQASLDPERPFPYPASCFVTGAIEGVVVPCLSAEQQVFFHQGYEPTDRDRRDMAELRRAFGIATHF, from the coding sequence ATGGAGGCCGCCGAGGTGCTGTCCGTGCTGGCGCTGCTGCGCCGGGCGGGGGTGGAGGTCTGGGTCGGTGGCGGGTGGGGGATCGACGCGCTCCTCGGCCGCCGGACCCGGGACCACCGCGATCTGGACCTGATGCACCGGCAGGAGCAGGAGCCCGCCGTGGTGGCGGCCCTCGCGGAGGCGGGCTTCTCCGAGAGCCTGGACTGGCGCCCCGTGCGGTTCGTCGTCACGCACGCCAACGGCCGGGAGATCGACCTCCACCCGCTGGTCTTCGCGGGCGGCGGCGACGGCTCGGCGGTCCAGGCCTCGCTGGATCCGGAGCGCCCCTTCCCCTATCCCGCCTCCTGCTTCGTGACGGGTGCGATCGAGGGGGTCGTCGTCCCGTGCCTGTCCGCCGAGCAGCAGGTCTTCTTCCATCAGGGGTACGAGCCCACGGACCGCGACCGGCGGGACATGGCGGAACTCCGCCGGGCCTTCGGCATCGCCACCCACTTCTGA